Proteins from a genomic interval of Lysobacter arenosi:
- a CDS encoding DUF3108 domain-containing protein, which yields MPPAFAHLRCCCALAASAPALALESFVADYQVFNAGKALGEATMQVVPDAGRWRIDLNMRGTRGLMGLAGVNAQQSTVFDTVGDAYRPLSQSTVRKALFVGKQITGSYDWGNHSARWTGDVKKNRQAPVPLRDGDMSGLLINLAIIRDAQPGRTLDYRFVDNGRARDHRYAVANDLESVSVDGMSFNAMRVARVQGNEETVVWVVDGVPTPVRILQRENGEDTFDLRLVDYRGAQ from the coding sequence GTGCCTCCCGCTTTCGCGCACTTGCGCTGTTGCTGTGCCCTGGCGGCTTCCGCACCCGCGCTGGCACTGGAATCGTTCGTTGCCGACTACCAGGTTTTCAACGCCGGCAAGGCGCTGGGAGAGGCGACGATGCAGGTCGTGCCGGACGCCGGGCGTTGGCGGATCGATCTCAACATGCGCGGCACCCGCGGCCTGATGGGCCTGGCAGGGGTCAACGCGCAGCAGAGCACGGTCTTCGACACGGTCGGCGATGCCTATCGCCCGCTCAGCCAGAGCACGGTGCGCAAGGCCCTGTTCGTCGGCAAGCAGATCACCGGCAGCTACGACTGGGGCAACCACTCGGCGCGCTGGACCGGCGACGTGAAGAAGAACCGCCAGGCCCCCGTGCCGCTGCGCGATGGCGACATGAGTGGCCTGCTGATCAACCTGGCCATCATCCGCGACGCGCAGCCCGGACGCACGCTCGACTACCGCTTCGTCGACAACGGCCGCGCCCGCGACCACCGCTATGCGGTCGCCAACGATCTGGAGAGCGTCTCCGTCGATGGCATGAGCTTCAATGCGATGCGCGTCGCGCGCGTGCAGGGCAACGAAGAAACCGTGGTGTGGGTCGTCGACGGCGTACCCACGCCGGTGCGCATCCTGCAGCGTGAGAACGGCGAAGACACCTTCGACCTGCGCCTGGTCGACTACAGAGGAGCCCAGTGA
- the ppk2 gene encoding polyphosphate kinase 2 encodes MPDHRLPAEPGEDLPYPAAVTEQAPAVANIAELIGQAPSSRMSRRRYEREKRQLQIELLKLQAWVQETGQRVVILFEGRDAAGKGGAIKRFMEHLNPRGARVVALTKPSEAERTQWYFQRYVEHLPASGEIVLFDRSWYNRAGVERVMGFCNTNEYLEFMHQCPGFERMLVRSGIRLFKFWFSVGRAEQHRRFARRRKDPLKQWKLSPVDLASLDKWAEYTRAKEDMFATTDTAEAPWTVIRSDDKKRARLNAMRVVLSAFNYDLKDRVVVREPDPVIVGPASRAG; translated from the coding sequence ATGCCTGACCATCGCCTGCCGGCAGAGCCCGGCGAAGACCTCCCCTACCCCGCCGCGGTCACGGAGCAGGCGCCGGCCGTTGCCAACATCGCCGAACTCATCGGCCAAGCGCCTTCCAGCCGCATGTCCAGGCGGCGGTACGAGCGCGAGAAGCGGCAACTGCAGATCGAGCTGCTCAAGCTGCAAGCCTGGGTGCAGGAGACCGGGCAGCGCGTCGTCATCCTGTTCGAGGGACGCGATGCCGCCGGCAAGGGCGGCGCGATCAAGCGCTTCATGGAGCACCTCAATCCGCGCGGCGCCCGCGTGGTGGCGCTTACCAAGCCAAGCGAGGCCGAGCGGACGCAGTGGTACTTCCAGCGCTACGTCGAGCACCTGCCGGCGTCGGGCGAGATCGTGCTGTTCGACCGCTCCTGGTACAACCGCGCCGGCGTGGAACGCGTCATGGGGTTCTGCAATACCAACGAGTACCTGGAGTTCATGCACCAGTGCCCCGGCTTCGAACGCATGCTGGTTCGCAGCGGCATCCGACTGTTCAAGTTCTGGTTCTCGGTCGGTCGTGCCGAACAGCACCGGCGCTTCGCAAGGCGGCGCAAGGACCCGCTCAAACAGTGGAAGCTTTCGCCGGTGGACCTGGCATCACTCGACAAGTGGGCCGAGTACACACGGGCGAAGGAGGACATGTTCGCCACGACCGATACGGCCGAGGCGCCATGGACCGTGATCCGCTCCGATGACAAGAAGCGCGCGCGATTGAACGCGATGCGGGTGGTGCTCAGCGCGTTCAACTACGACCTCAAGGACCGCGTGGTGGTGCGCGAGCCCGATCCGGTGATCGTCGGCCCTGCGTCGCGGGCGGGATGA
- the murA gene encoding UDP-N-acetylglucosamine 1-carboxyvinyltransferase encodes MQKIVVEGGAALNGEVQISGAKNAVLPILCATLLADGPVSISNVPHLHDVVTTAKLLAELGAGITVDEGTISVNGKPGRGRGIVVDPTTVHSHVAPYELVKTMRASVLVLGPLLAKFGAAEVSLPGGCAIGSRPVDQHIKGLQALGAEITVENGYIKAHRNGRLKGARFVFDVVTVTGTENVLMAAVLAEGTSVLENAAMEPEIVDLADCLNALGANIEHAGSGRIVVHGVERLHGGSHDVLPDRIETGTFLVAAAMTGGRVTVRRARPDTLDAVIDKLKQAGAKIEIDGDRITLDMQGKRPRAVDLTTAPHPAFPTDMQAQFMAMNCIADGVGVINETIFENRFMHVSELQRLGADIRVEGHTAIIRGVERLTAAPVMATDLRASASLVLAGLVAEGATTIDRIYHLDRGYENLEEKFSGLGASVRRIAG; translated from the coding sequence ATGCAGAAGATCGTAGTAGAAGGCGGCGCCGCGCTGAACGGCGAGGTGCAGATCTCCGGTGCCAAGAACGCAGTGCTGCCGATCCTGTGCGCGACGCTGCTGGCCGACGGCCCGGTCTCGATCAGCAACGTGCCGCACCTGCACGATGTGGTCACCACGGCCAAGCTGCTGGCTGAACTCGGCGCCGGCATCACCGTCGACGAAGGCACGATCAGCGTCAACGGCAAGCCCGGCCGCGGCCGCGGCATCGTCGTCGACCCGACCACGGTGCACAGCCACGTCGCCCCCTACGAGCTGGTCAAGACCATGCGCGCTTCGGTGCTGGTGCTCGGCCCGCTGCTGGCCAAGTTCGGCGCCGCTGAAGTCTCGCTGCCCGGTGGCTGCGCGATCGGCTCGCGTCCGGTCGACCAGCACATCAAGGGCCTGCAGGCGCTGGGTGCCGAGATCACGGTCGAGAACGGCTACATCAAGGCGCACCGCAACGGCCGCCTGAAGGGCGCGCGTTTCGTCTTCGACGTGGTCACCGTCACCGGCACCGAGAACGTGCTGATGGCGGCCGTGCTAGCCGAAGGCACCAGCGTGCTCGAGAACGCGGCGATGGAACCGGAGATCGTCGACCTGGCCGACTGCCTCAATGCCCTGGGCGCGAACATCGAGCATGCCGGCAGCGGTCGCATCGTCGTCCACGGCGTCGAGCGCCTGCACGGCGGCAGCCACGACGTGCTGCCCGACCGCATCGAGACCGGCACGTTCCTGGTTGCCGCGGCGATGACGGGCGGCCGCGTGACCGTGCGCCGCGCCCGTCCGGACACGCTCGATGCCGTCATCGACAAGCTCAAGCAGGCCGGCGCGAAGATCGAGATCGATGGCGACCGCATCACCCTGGACATGCAGGGCAAGCGTCCGCGCGCGGTCGACCTGACCACCGCTCCGCACCCGGCGTTCCCGACCGACATGCAGGCGCAGTTCATGGCGATGAACTGCATCGCCGATGGCGTCGGCGTGATCAACGAGACGATCTTCGAGAACCGCTTCATGCACGTCTCGGAGCTGCAGCGCCTGGGCGCCGACATCCGCGTCGAAGGCCACACCGCGATCATCCGCGGCGTCGAGCGCCTCACTGCGGCGCCGGTGATGGCCACCGACCTGCGCGCATCGGCGTCGCTGGTGCTGGCCGGCCTGGTTGCCGAGGGCGCCACCACGATCGACCGCATCTACCACCTCGACCGCGGCTACGAGAACCTCGAAGAGAAGTTCTCCGGCCTGGGCGCGAGCGTGCGCCGCATCGCCGGTTGA
- a CDS encoding EF-hand domain-containing protein has translation MILARGKFTTRRKALLGLVLVLLAVVAWLHFTGAAATRGLERKQMDWDNNGQVTMSEMLQSLYAVKVEITHEGARECRAYSWRGSTETLRVDCRTTMQPAAPKP, from the coding sequence GTGATCCTCGCGCGCGGCAAGTTCACGACCCGTCGCAAGGCCCTGCTGGGCCTGGTGCTGGTGCTGCTGGCTGTCGTGGCCTGGTTGCACTTCACCGGCGCGGCGGCCACGCGCGGGCTCGAGCGCAAGCAGATGGACTGGGACAACAACGGCCAGGTCACCATGAGCGAAATGCTGCAGTCGCTCTATGCGGTGAAGGTGGAGATCACCCACGAAGGCGCGCGCGAGTGCCGTGCCTACTCGTGGCGCGGTTCGACGGAAACCCTGCGCGTGGACTGCCGCACGACGATGCAGCCGGCGGCGCCGAAGCCCTGA
- a CDS encoding DUF3108 domain-containing protein, whose product MATKLTTTLTRPRLHGPRLHGMFAAALLMVASAPALAIKPFTADYQASYMGVVGTGRMTLAADGANRWKYSLAVTAPLADVRQTTVFEENGGQWRPLSGTDSTKVLGKGKTKNATYDWGRGVASWTGDVKPERAGPIKLQSGDLDALLINLAVVRDLAAGKPMSYRMVEDGRVKQLNYTVAGKEQITVDGKPVQATKVMASHGKKQTIAWIVDSMPVPARILQRDKGQDAIDLRVQSVR is encoded by the coding sequence ATGGCCACCAAGCTGACCACCACCCTGACCCGCCCGCGGCTGCACGGCCCGCGGTTGCACGGCATGTTCGCTGCTGCGCTGCTGATGGTGGCCAGCGCACCCGCGCTGGCGATCAAGCCCTTCACCGCCGACTACCAGGCCAGCTACATGGGCGTGGTCGGCACCGGCCGCATGACCCTCGCCGCCGACGGCGCCAATCGCTGGAAGTACAGCCTGGCGGTCACCGCGCCGCTCGCCGACGTGCGCCAGACCACCGTCTTCGAGGAAAACGGCGGGCAATGGCGACCGCTGTCGGGCACCGACAGCACCAAGGTCCTGGGCAAGGGCAAGACCAAGAACGCCACCTACGACTGGGGCCGCGGGGTCGCGAGCTGGACGGGTGACGTCAAGCCCGAACGTGCCGGACCGATCAAGCTGCAGAGCGGCGACCTCGATGCCCTGCTGATCAACCTGGCGGTCGTGCGCGACCTGGCCGCGGGCAAGCCGATGAGCTACCGCATGGTCGAGGACGGGCGCGTCAAGCAGCTCAACTACACCGTCGCCGGCAAGGAACAGATCACCGTCGACGGCAAGCCGGTGCAGGCGACCAAGGTCATGGCCAGCCACGGCAAAAAGCAGACCATCGCCTGGATCGTCGACAGCATGCCGGTGCCGGCGCGGATCCTGCAGCGCGACAAGGGCCAGGACGCGATCGACCTGCGCGTGCAGTCGGTGCGCTGA
- a CDS encoding BolA family protein codes for MNPETIRQLIEQGLPGSRADVRGDDGVHFEATVVAEAFRGKLPLARHRLVYATLGERMGGEIHALALKTITPEEAG; via the coding sequence GTGAATCCCGAAACCATTCGCCAGCTGATCGAACAGGGCCTGCCCGGCTCGCGCGCCGACGTGCGCGGCGACGACGGCGTCCATTTCGAGGCCACCGTGGTGGCCGAGGCATTCCGGGGCAAGCTGCCGCTGGCCCGTCATCGCCTCGTCTACGCGACCCTGGGCGAGCGCATGGGCGGCGAGATCCACGCCCTGGCGCTGAAGACGATCACGCCTGAAGAAGCCGGCTGA
- a CDS encoding KpsF/GutQ family sugar-phosphate isomerase, with the protein MASVPTAQSHPVQPYADDPAQLAASGRRVFEIEAQALAAVAERIDGDFSAACKLILASSGRVVCTGMGKSGHIARKIAATLASTGTPAFYVHPGEAGHGDLGMITDVDVVLALSYSGESDEVLMLLPVLKRQGNKLISMTGRPNSSLAREADVHLDVSVPAEACPLALAPTSSTTASLALGDALAVALLDARGFTADDFARSHPAGALGRRLLLHISDIMHAGDDVPRISADASISEALIEMSRKRLGMTAVVDDDGRLLGLYTDGDLRRTLDDAGVDLRHTRIAEVMTRSPKTIGSDSLAVEAAQLMEAHKISGLLVVDEGRRVVGALNIHDLLRARVV; encoded by the coding sequence ATGGCAAGCGTCCCAACAGCCCAGTCCCACCCTGTCCAGCCCTACGCCGACGACCCGGCGCAGCTCGCCGCCAGCGGCCGCCGCGTGTTCGAGATCGAGGCGCAGGCGCTGGCCGCCGTGGCCGAGCGCATCGACGGCGATTTCAGCGCCGCCTGCAAGCTGATCCTGGCCTCCAGCGGTCGCGTGGTCTGCACCGGCATGGGCAAGTCCGGCCATATCGCCCGCAAGATCGCCGCGACCCTGGCCTCGACCGGCACCCCGGCGTTCTACGTCCACCCCGGCGAAGCCGGCCACGGCGACTTGGGGATGATCACCGACGTCGACGTGGTGCTGGCGTTGTCCTACTCGGGAGAGAGCGACGAAGTGCTGATGCTGCTGCCGGTGCTCAAGCGCCAGGGCAACAAGCTGATCAGCATGACCGGCCGCCCGAACTCGTCGCTGGCACGCGAGGCCGACGTGCACCTGGACGTCAGCGTCCCGGCCGAAGCCTGCCCGCTGGCGCTGGCGCCGACCTCCAGCACCACCGCCTCGCTGGCGCTGGGCGATGCGCTTGCCGTGGCCCTGCTGGACGCGCGCGGCTTCACCGCCGATGACTTCGCCCGCTCGCACCCCGCCGGCGCGCTTGGCCGCCGCCTGTTGCTGCACATCTCCGACATCATGCATGCCGGCGACGACGTGCCGCGGATCAGTGCCGATGCCAGCATCAGCGAGGCGCTGATCGAGATGAGCCGCAAGCGCCTGGGCATGACCGCCGTGGTCGATGACGATGGCCGCCTGCTCGGCCTCTACACCGACGGCGACCTGCGCCGCACCCTCGACGATGCCGGCGTCGACCTGCGCCATACCCGCATCGCCGAAGTGATGACGCGCTCGCCCAAGACGATCGGTTCCGACTCGCTCGCGGTCGAGGCCGCGCAGTTGATGGAGGCGCACAAGATCAGCGGCCTGCTGGTGGTCGACGAAGGCCGCCGCGTGGTCGGTGCGCTCAATATTCATGACCTGTTGCGCGCACGGGTGGTCTAA
- a CDS encoding DUF2066 domain-containing protein, producing MTIHTNVPSRALGLAIALLLALLTSFGAAAQRVEGDRARAEGIYATEVQVNGQGEGERNSAFARGLASVLGKLSGDRGAASRPGVGQELRQAKTYVESYDYRQDEGLGPTGAPSFRTTLVIKYDEEAVNELAATLGIPVWPQPRPKPVLWLAIDDGSGPRLVGLPQVNAARPALNRATERGYKLGLPTGNAAEQAAVGAIWRGDSAAVARASARYSPPMQLIGKLYRDTTAGWKADWTFVDGGKVLSNWSQTGTDPRQLMANGADGAADALMKRYAKRVTAGQPGSYRVTFTGIDSSDDFIRLAGYLQKLSVVRRITPTRATPLGLEYDLELVSGLPGFNRMLVRDDVVEVMEGLEGQPPVYRLR from the coding sequence ATGACGATCCATACGAATGTCCCCTCCAGGGCCCTGGGCCTGGCAATTGCGCTGCTGCTGGCACTGCTGACCAGCTTCGGCGCCGCTGCGCAGCGCGTGGAGGGCGATCGCGCCCGCGCCGAAGGCATCTATGCCACCGAAGTTCAGGTCAACGGCCAGGGCGAGGGCGAGCGCAATTCCGCCTTTGCCCGCGGGCTGGCGTCGGTGCTGGGCAAGCTGTCGGGCGATCGCGGCGCGGCCTCGCGGCCCGGCGTGGGCCAGGAGCTGCGCCAGGCCAAGACCTACGTGGAGAGCTACGACTACCGCCAGGACGAGGGCCTGGGTCCGACCGGCGCGCCGAGCTTCCGCACCACCCTGGTGATCAAGTACGACGAGGAAGCGGTCAACGAGCTCGCCGCCACGCTCGGCATCCCGGTCTGGCCGCAGCCGCGCCCCAAGCCGGTGCTGTGGCTGGCGATCGACGACGGTAGCGGCCCGCGCCTGGTCGGCCTGCCGCAGGTGAACGCGGCCCGGCCGGCGCTGAACCGCGCCACCGAGCGCGGTTACAAGCTCGGCCTGCCGACCGGCAACGCCGCCGAACAGGCGGCCGTGGGCGCGATCTGGCGTGGCGACAGCGCCGCCGTCGCCCGCGCATCGGCCCGCTACAGCCCGCCGATGCAGCTGATCGGCAAGCTTTACCGCGACACCACCGCAGGCTGGAAGGCCGACTGGACCTTCGTCGACGGTGGCAAGGTGTTGTCGAACTGGTCGCAGACCGGCACCGACCCGCGCCAGCTGATGGCCAACGGCGCCGACGGCGCCGCCGATGCGCTGATGAAGCGCTATGCCAAGCGCGTCACCGCCGGCCAGCCGGGCAGCTACCGCGTGACCTTCACCGGCATCGACAGCAGCGACGACTTCATCCGCCTTGCCGGTTACCTGCAGAAGCTGTCGGTCGTGCGCCGCATCACGCCGACGCGGGCGACGCCGCTGGGCCTGGAATACGACCTGGAACTGGTCAGCGGCCTGCCGGGCTTCAACCGGATGCTGGTGCGCGATGACGTGGTCGAGGTGATGGAAGGCCTCGAGGGACAGCCGCCGGTCTACCGGCTGCGTTGA
- the purM gene encoding phosphoribosylformylglycinamidine cyclo-ligase: protein MSSTPPSPTTITYRDAGVDIDAGNEVVERIKPLVKRSFRPEVMGGLGGFGALFDLSGKYKEPVLVSGTDGVGTKLKLAQQLNRHDTIGIDLVGMCVNDVLVQGAEPLFFLDYFATGKLDVDTTVAVVGGIAKGCEMSGCALIGGETAEMPDMYPPGEYDLAGFCVAAVEKSKLLDGAKVRQGDVLLGIASSGPHSNGYSLVRRIYDRAGRPADLDLGGVKLIDALMAPTALYVKPILELLGKHDLHAMAHITGGGLTENIIRVIPDGLGLQIEASSIVLPPVFDWLQREGAVPNDDMWRTFNCGVGFVLVVAPGDVAAVSADLDRLGLSHRQIGEVVKAGDGERVHIG, encoded by the coding sequence GTGTCCAGCACTCCCCCCAGCCCCACCACGATCACCTACCGCGATGCCGGCGTCGACATCGACGCGGGCAACGAGGTCGTCGAACGCATCAAGCCGCTGGTCAAGCGCAGCTTCCGTCCCGAGGTGATGGGTGGCCTGGGTGGCTTCGGCGCCCTGTTCGACCTGTCGGGCAAGTACAAGGAGCCGGTGCTGGTCTCCGGCACCGACGGCGTCGGCACCAAGCTCAAGCTGGCCCAGCAGCTGAACCGCCACGACACCATCGGCATCGACCTGGTCGGCATGTGCGTCAACGACGTGCTGGTGCAGGGCGCCGAGCCGCTGTTCTTCCTCGATTACTTCGCCACCGGCAAGCTCGACGTCGACACCACCGTGGCCGTGGTCGGCGGCATCGCCAAGGGCTGCGAAATGTCCGGTTGCGCGCTGATCGGCGGTGAAACGGCCGAGATGCCCGACATGTACCCGCCGGGCGAGTACGACTTGGCCGGCTTCTGCGTCGCCGCGGTCGAGAAGTCCAAGCTGCTCGACGGCGCCAAGGTGCGCCAGGGCGACGTGCTGCTCGGCATCGCCTCCAGCGGCCCGCACTCCAACGGCTACTCGCTGGTGCGCCGCATCTATGACCGCGCCGGCCGCCCGGCCGACCTCGACCTGGGCGGGGTCAAGCTGATCGACGCGCTGATGGCGCCGACCGCGCTGTACGTCAAGCCGATCCTGGAACTGCTCGGCAAGCACGACCTGCATGCGATGGCACACATCACCGGTGGCGGCCTGACCGAGAACATCATCCGCGTGATCCCCGATGGCCTGGGCCTGCAGATCGAGGCCTCCAGCATCGTCCTGCCGCCGGTGTTCGACTGGTTGCAGCGCGAAGGTGCGGTGCCCAACGACGACATGTGGCGCACCTTCAACTGCGGCGTCGGCTTCGTGCTGGTGGTCGCCCCGGGCGATGTCGCCGCGGTCAGCGCCGACCTCGACCGTCTGGGCCTGAGCCATCGCCAGATCGGCGAAGTGGTCAAGGCCGGCGACGGCGAGCGCGTGCACATCGGCTGA
- the purN gene encoding phosphoribosylglycinamide formyltransferase, which produces MSARIAVLASGRGSNLQAILDAISVGELPAEIVGVFSDKPAAAVLQRVAPALRWSADARTFPSREAFDAALADAVAACRPDWVVCAGYMRILGDGFVSRFRGRLLNIHPSLLPRYPGLRTHARALADGQREHGASVHFVIPELDAGAVIAQAVVPVRADDDAEALATRVLAVEHPLLVAVLRLAAAGRLAEHGTTITLDGHALFTALRLDSAGVLHVSDDPASVAV; this is translated from the coding sequence ATGTCCGCGCGCATCGCGGTGCTGGCCTCGGGCCGGGGCAGCAACCTGCAGGCCATCCTCGATGCGATTTCGGTCGGGGAACTGCCGGCCGAGATCGTCGGCGTGTTCTCCGACAAACCGGCCGCGGCGGTGCTGCAACGGGTCGCCCCGGCACTTCGCTGGAGCGCCGACGCCCGGACATTCCCGAGCCGGGAAGCCTTCGACGCCGCCCTCGCCGATGCCGTCGCGGCATGCCGGCCGGACTGGGTGGTCTGTGCCGGCTACATGCGCATCCTCGGCGATGGCTTCGTCAGCCGCTTCCGCGGCCGGCTGCTCAACATCCACCCCTCGCTGCTGCCCCGCTACCCGGGCCTGCGCACGCATGCGCGCGCCCTGGCCGACGGCCAGCGCGAGCATGGCGCCAGCGTCCACTTCGTCATCCCCGAACTCGACGCAGGCGCGGTGATCGCGCAGGCGGTGGTCCCGGTACGCGCCGACGATGACGCCGAAGCCCTGGCGACTCGCGTGCTGGCGGTCGAGCACCCGCTGCTGGTGGCGGTGCTGCGCCTGGCCGCGGCCGGCCGGCTGGCTGAACACGGGACAACCATCACCCTCGACGGTCATGCGCTGTTTACGGCACTGCGCTTAGATTCCGCCGGTGTTTTGCACGTTTCCGACGACCCGGCATCCGTGGCAGTCTGA
- a CDS encoding SDR family oxidoreductase encodes MTTTRRDLLKFGALAAASAALPQWAWAKQSKPVERAAKPLNILILGGTGFTGPFQVNYALARGHKVTLFNRGKRPSPEWPGEVEQLFGDRNTGDLKSLQGRKWDVCIDNPTSLPFWVRDAGNVLKGNVGHYLFISTISVYADGSKPGITEDAPLAVYEGKDAMAETQESLRADIEHLYGPLKALSEAEAHKQFGERVTIVRPGYIVGPRDETDRFTYWPHRVAQGGEMLVPGDGSDPVQIIDGRDLGEWMIRLAEAGTLGTFNAVGPAKPLSTTAMLKGCERVTGKKPTYTHVSPEFLEEQKVELPIWVPSKSGPYAGYGAVSNARAIGAGLTYRPFDTTVTDLLAWFRSQPAERQATLRAGITREQEATLLKAWRAKA; translated from the coding sequence ATGACCACCACCCGTCGTGACCTGCTCAAGTTCGGCGCACTCGCCGCTGCCTCCGCCGCGCTTCCGCAATGGGCCTGGGCAAAGCAATCAAAACCGGTTGAGCGCGCGGCCAAGCCGCTGAACATCCTGATCCTCGGTGGCACCGGTTTCACCGGTCCGTTCCAGGTGAACTACGCGCTGGCACGCGGGCACAAGGTGACCTTGTTCAATCGCGGCAAGCGTCCGTCGCCGGAGTGGCCGGGCGAAGTCGAGCAGCTCTTCGGCGACCGCAATACCGGCGACCTCAAGTCGCTGCAGGGGCGCAAGTGGGACGTGTGCATCGACAACCCCACCAGCCTGCCGTTCTGGGTGCGCGATGCCGGCAACGTGCTCAAGGGCAACGTCGGCCATTACCTCTTCATTTCCACCATCTCGGTCTACGCCGATGGCAGCAAGCCGGGCATCACCGAGGACGCGCCGCTGGCGGTGTACGAGGGCAAGGATGCGATGGCCGAGACGCAGGAGTCGCTGCGTGCCGACATCGAGCATCTGTACGGTCCGCTGAAAGCGCTGAGCGAGGCCGAGGCGCACAAGCAGTTCGGAGAGCGGGTCACCATCGTCCGCCCCGGTTACATCGTCGGTCCGCGCGATGAAACCGATCGCTTCACTTATTGGCCGCATCGCGTTGCCCAGGGTGGCGAGATGCTGGTGCCGGGGGATGGTTCCGACCCGGTGCAGATCATCGATGGTCGTGATCTTGGCGAGTGGATGATCCGCCTGGCCGAGGCGGGCACGCTGGGGACGTTCAACGCGGTTGGCCCGGCCAAGCCGCTAAGCACCACCGCCATGCTCAAGGGTTGCGAGCGTGTCACCGGCAAGAAGCCGACCTACACGCATGTGTCGCCGGAGTTCCTCGAGGAGCAGAAGGTCGAGTTGCCGATCTGGGTTCCTTCGAAGAGTGGTCCGTACGCGGGCTATGGCGCGGTCAGCAATGCACGCGCGATCGGCGCCGGTCTCACCTACCGCCCGTTCGATACCACCGTGACCGATCTGCTTGCCTGGTTCCGCAGCCAGCCGGCCGAGCGTCAGGCGACGCTGCGTGCGGGCATTACGCGCGAGCAGGAAGCGACGCTGCTGAAGGCGTGGCGCGCAAAAGCGTAG
- a CDS encoding DUF2238 domain-containing protein has protein sequence MQRDKQFALGLTLAVFLATWIAPHWPVEQALHSSLTVVGLFWLWRHDRRWPMRTFDFALVCAFIAVHCVAARWLYSNLPYDEWMRALTGWSPQQAFGWQRNHADRLIHLLFGVCLAPALREHVQQRWPRLSPRQAFAFALMLIMCASLVYEWLEWGIALTMSPEAAEAYNGQQGDLWDAHADMLLATLGALVAWPRRAETAYAASAEVA, from the coding sequence ATGCAGCGCGACAAGCAGTTCGCACTCGGCCTGACCTTGGCCGTGTTCCTTGCTACCTGGATCGCGCCGCATTGGCCTGTGGAACAGGCGCTCCACAGCAGCCTGACCGTGGTCGGCCTGTTCTGGTTATGGCGCCATGACCGGCGCTGGCCGATGCGCACGTTCGATTTCGCACTGGTTTGCGCGTTCATCGCGGTGCACTGCGTGGCCGCGCGCTGGCTCTATTCCAACCTGCCGTACGACGAATGGATGCGGGCACTGACCGGCTGGTCGCCGCAGCAGGCGTTCGGTTGGCAACGCAATCACGCCGACCGCCTCATCCACTTGCTGTTCGGCGTGTGCTTGGCGCCGGCCCTGCGCGAGCATGTTCAGCAGCGCTGGCCTCGCTTGTCTCCGCGCCAGGCCTTCGCGTTCGCGCTGATGCTGATCATGTGCGCGAGCCTGGTCTATGAATGGCTGGAATGGGGCATCGCCCTGACCATGTCGCCCGAAGCCGCCGAAGCCTACAACGGCCAGCAGGGCGATCTGTGGGATGCCCACGCCGACATGCTGCTGGCGACGCTGGGCGCGCTGGTTGCATGGCCGCGTCGGGCCGAGACGGCCTATGCCGCCTCGGCGGAGGTCGCTTGA